In Dermacentor albipictus isolate Rhodes 1998 colony chromosome 6, USDA_Dalb.pri_finalv2, whole genome shotgun sequence, the following proteins share a genomic window:
- the LOC139060960 gene encoding uncharacterized protein, which produces MIPKRTVLLPCGHALCQSCHAASLEGGVGQCPLDREAFEEAECVGYEFPARKANTVQVYCWNEAHGCEYTGTMDRILEHYENECTFHTVDCLRCGEGVQHSDLRTHYVAGCSAGVSSAITESSEHTAVTLEDLNAALEDVKARLGCLNHDQLLPVIQSQLNELTEQARTQEARFTRELGACENNLKGEMAQIAASISWNVSHQRTSRENPEEEVPASSRLSLRSEKALILRKLEHMAHLEHSQKASPKPNFGRVIAHCSISRGGAGHLCSALPTTLASIEEIGNVVYDLTLENCEEIIQYRGFRRKFAEITVWHMRDTYFRVAVWKYCEFSPNDITVLIEFNGLLADSKCLPPIWHVSVVDGLRDKVDLTSSARLCFCGRYDDPLAHFHLQFRTDTALLKYGGNLRNGKIKLNIVLNYTATDHGIIGAP; this is translated from the exons ATGATCCCAAAACGGACGGTGCTGTTGCCGTGCGGTCACGCTCTGTGCCAATCTTGCCACGCAGCCAGTCTCGAAGGGGGCGTTGGCCAGTGTCCGTTGGATCGAGAGGCATTCGAAGAAGCGGAGTGCGTCGGTTATGAGTTCCCTGCCAGGAAAGCGAACACCGTGCAG GTGTACTGCTGGAACGAAGCTCACGGCTGCGAGTACACGGGCACCATGGACCGCATCCTGGAACACTACgagaacgagtgcacatttcacaCCGTGGACTGTTTGCGATGCGGCGAGGGAGTCCAGCACAGCGACCTGCGGACGCACTACGTGGCCGGATGCAGTGCCGGTGTTTCTTCCGCGATCACAGAGTCCTCGGAGCATACAGCAGTGACACTCGAAGACTTGAACGCTGCCCTTGAAGACGTGAAGGCGAGGTTGGGATGCCTCAACCACGACCAGCTGCTGCCAGTGATTCAGAGTCAGTTGAATGAGCTTACGGAACAAGCCAGAACCCAGGAAGCCAGGTTCACTCGCGAGCTCGGAGCATGCGAGAACAACTTAAAGGGCGAGATGGCTCAAATCGCCGCCTCGATTTCATGGAACGTGTCGCACCAGCGGACGTCTCGGGAAAATCCGGAGGAGGAGGTGCCAGCTTCCTCTCGGCTGTCGTTGCGCTCGGAAAAGGCGCTCATACTTCGAAAGTTGGAACACATGGCCCACCTGGAACACTCGCAGAAAGCTTCCCCGAAACCTAATTTCGGCCGTGTAATTGCTCATTGTAGCATTTCCCGCGGTGGCGCTGGGCATCTATGTAGTGCGCTGCCAACGACACTCGCGTCGATTGAAGAAATTGGGAACGTGGTGTATGATCTGACCCTGGAAAACTGCGAGGAAATCATTCAGTATCGGGGTTTCAGAAGAAAGTTTGCTGAGATCACGGTGTGGCACATGAGGGACACGTACTTTAGGGTCGCCGTTTGGAAGTACTGCGAATTCTCCCCGAACGACATCACTGTTCTGATCGAGTTTAACGGGTTACTGGCGGACTCTAAGTGTTTGCCGCCTATTTGGCACGTGAGCGTGGTGGATGGCCTAAGAGACAAAGTAGATTTGACTTCCAGTGCGAGGCTTTGTTTCTGCGGGCGCTACGATGACCCATTGGCACACTTTCACCTTCAATTTCGCACAGACACTGCCTTGCTTAAGTATGGCGGTAACCTCCGAaatggaaaaataaaattaaatatcGTCCTCAACTATACGGCAACGGACCACGGGATCATAGGAGCACCCTAA
- the LOC139060959 gene encoding uncharacterized protein: MPDHGPGRVHRFRDHVVAGVNWRPTRLVDDVPSSRVCGLCRMIPKRMVILPCGDALCQSCFEGSVGRCPLDQVQFEEAECGSYEFPTRTANTMKAYCWNEAHGCEYTGTMDRMLEHYENECTFHTVECLRCGDGVQHRDLPTHYAAGCRADVSTAITESSQPTAVTLEDLNAALEDVKAMLGCLNHDQLLPVIRSQLNELTEQARNQEARFTRELGAREQNLKAEMEQLIATISSTVWHQRTSQQNPVEEASTSRSLSLRSEQEDEIRRKCEHLAHLEHSRQTSPNPHSSRVIARCETKYGDVRHLNSALSQPAILKEMFCMPYRLTLENCEEIIQWQGDRKKFAEITVRHMQDTYFTIAVWKYGDCAADLVLKIEFNGTLVDSKCWPPFWSVSVLHPAGPSLTRSLTVAVERCCCNRDDPSLPHFHLKFTTDIASLNHCGCFRDGKIEFFIFLRDTGEFGGIRGAP, from the exons ATGCCGGATCACGGACCGGGACGGGTGCACCGTTTTCGCGACCACGtcgtcgccggcgtcaactggcgaccgacgcGGCTCGTCGACGATGTTCCCAGTTCACGTGTGTGCGGCCTCTGCCGCATGATCCCCAAACGGATGGTGATATTGCCGTGTGGTGACGCTCTGTGCCAATCTTGCTTCGAAGGGAGCGTCGGGCGGTGTCCATTGGATCAAGTGCAATTCGAAGAAGCGGAATGCGGGAGCTATGAATTCCCTACCAGAACAGCGAACACCATGAAG GCATACTGCTGGAACGAAGCGCACGGCTGCGAGTACACGGGCACCATGGACCGCATGCTGGAACACTACGAGAACGAATGCACATTTCACACCGTGGAATGTTTGCGATGCGGCGATGGAGTCCAGCACAGAGACCTGCCGACGCACTACGCGGCCGGATGCAGGGCCGACGTTTCTACTGCGATCACAGAGTCCTCGCAACCTACAGCAGTGACACTCGAAGACTTGAACGCTGCCCTTGAAGACGTGAAGGCGATGCTGGGATGCCTCAACCACGACCAGCTGCTGCCAGTGATTCGGAGTCAGTTGAATGAGCTGACAGAACAAGCCAGAAACCAGGAAGCCAGGTTCACTCGCGAGCTGGGAGCACGCGAGCAGAATTTAAAGGCCGAGATGGAACAACTCATCGCCACGATTTCCTCGACCGTGTGGCACCAGCGGACGTCTCAGCAAAATCCAGTGGAAGAAGCCAGCACGTCGAGGTCACTGTCGTTGCGCTCGGAGCAAGAAGATGAGATACGTCGAAAGTGTGAACACTTAGCCCACCTGGAACACTCGCGGCAAACTTCCCCGAACCCTCATTCCAGCCGTGTCATTGCCCGTTGTGAGACTAAGTACGGTGACGTTCGGCATTTGAACAGTGCGCTGTCGCAACCCGCGATACTTAAAGAAATGTTCTGCATGCCATATCGGCTGACCCTCGAAAACTGTGAGGAAATCATTCAGTGGCAGGGAGACAGAAAAAAGTTTGCCGAGATTACGGTGCGGCACATGCAGGACACGTACTTTACCATTGCCGTTTGGAAGTACGGCGATTGTGCAGCTGACCTCGTTCTGAAGATCGAGTTTAACGGGACGCTGGTGGACTCCAAGTGTTGGCCGCCTTTCTGGAGCGTGTCCGTGCTGCATCCAGCAGGACCATCCCTTACACGTTCGTTGACTGTCGCTGTCGAGCGTTGTTGCTGCAACCGCGATGACCCCTCATTGCCACACTTCCACCTCAAATTTACTACAGACATTGCCTCGCTGAATCACTGCGGATGCTTCCGAGACGGAAAGATAGAGTTCTTTATCTTCCTCAGAGATACAGGTGAGTTCGGTGGGATCAGAGGAGCACCCTAA